The sequence CAGGCCCAGCTGTTTTTCCAGCTGGTCGGCGGACTTTTTCAGTGGTGCCAGCTTCTGTCGTAATTCGGCGGCCTGCCGGCGCAGGGCCTTGGGGTCCTGGCGCGCTGCCGGGTTGCCGGTCTCGGCCGGCTGGGCGTTTTTAGCCTGCTGCTGGCGGAACTGGGCCAGCCAGCGGGTATAGCTGTCCAGGTCCTGATCGTAGTCCTGCAGCTTGCCATCGGCCACCAGCCACAGCTCGTCGGTGGTGGCACGGATCAGGGCGCGGTCGTGGGAGACCAGCAGCATGGCGCCTTCGAATGCCTGCAGGGCAATGGTCAGGGCATGGCGCATGTCCATGTCCAGGTGGTTGGTCGGTTCGTCGAGTAGCAGCAGGTTGGGCTTTTGCCAGGCGATCAGGGCCAGTGCCAGGCGTGCCTTTTCGCCGCCGGAGAAGTGCCTGACCGGTTGATCGATGCGCTCGCCGCGAAAGTCGAAACCGCCGAGAAAGTTGCGCAGGCTCTGTTCACGTTCCTGTGGCGCAATCCGAGCCAGATGCAGCAGTGGACTGGCCTCGGGGTCCAGGCTTTCCAGTTGATGCTGGGCGAAGTAGCCGATGGCCAGGTGCTCGCCGGTCTTCAGTTCGCCTGCCAGCAGCGGCAGTTCGGCGGCCAGAGTCTTGATCAGGGTTGATTTGCCGGCGCCGTTGGGGCCCAGCACACCGATCCGGGCACCGGGCGCCAGTTGCAGCTTGACGTCACTGAGGATCGGTTTGGCGCCATAGCCGAGAGTGGCTTGCTGCAGGTCTAGCAGCGGGGTGGACTGCTGGTCGGCCTCGCGGAAGCTGAACTCGAACGGTGAGTCGATATGGGCCGGGCTCAGGGCCTCCATGCGCTCCAGGGCCTTGAGCCGGCTCTGCGCCTGGCGCGCCTTGCTGGCTTTGGCGCGGAACCGGGCAATGTAGCTTTGCATGTGGGCTCGTTGGGCCTGCTGTTGCTCGAACGCGGCCTGCTGCTGGCTGAGACGTTCGGCACGGGTGCGCTCAAACTGGCTGTAGCCGCCGCGGTAGAGGTTGAGCTGACGGGATTCGACATGCACGATATGCTCGACTACGGCATCGAGGAAGTCGCGGTCATGGGAGATCAGCAGCAAGGTGCCGCTGTAGCCCTTGAGCCAGTCTTCGAGCCAGAGAATCGCGTCCAGATCCAGGTGGTTGGTCGGCTCGTCCAGCAGCAACAGGTCAGAGGGGCACATCAGGGCCTGGGCCAGGTTCAGGCGCATCTGCCAGCCACCGGAAAACTCGCCGACGCGCGCCTCGCACTGAGCTGGGGTAAAGCCCAGGCCGGCCAACAGGGTGCGTGCCCGGCTGTCAGCGCTGTAACCGCCATGGGCCTCCAGTTCGGCATATAGCGTGCCGAGGGCGTTGGCGTCATGGGCCTGTTCGGCGACGGTCAGTCGGCGCTGAATATCGCGCAGGCGCTGGTCGCCGTCGAGCACGTAGTCGACCGCCAGGCGCTCC is a genomic window of Halopseudomonas phragmitis containing:
- a CDS encoding ATP-binding cassette domain-containing protein, with the translated sequence MIKIENLILQRGAMRLLENANLTLHAGQKIGLLGTNGAGKSSLFALLRGELHADAGDCQVPADWRIAHMRQEIEDLERLAVDYVLDGDQRLRDIQRRLTVAEQAHDANALGTLYAELEAHGGYSADSRARTLLAGLGFTPAQCEARVGEFSGGWQMRLNLAQALMCPSDLLLLDEPTNHLDLDAILWLEDWLKGYSGTLLLISHDRDFLDAVVEHIVHVESRQLNLYRGGYSQFERTRAERLSQQQAAFEQQQAQRAHMQSYIARFRAKASKARQAQSRLKALERMEALSPAHIDSPFEFSFREADQQSTPLLDLQQATLGYGAKPILSDVKLQLAPGARIGVLGPNGAGKSTLIKTLAAELPLLAGELKTGEHLAIGYFAQHQLESLDPEASPLLHLARIAPQEREQSLRNFLGGFDFRGERIDQPVRHFSGGEKARLALALIAWQKPNLLLLDEPTNHLDMDMRHALTIALQAFEGAMLLVSHDRALIRATTDELWLVADGKLQDYDQDLDSYTRWLAQFRQQQAKNAQPAETGNPAARQDPKALRRQAAELRQKLAPLKKSADQLEKQLGLAQERMHALEQALADSSIYSADNKDKLKTLLADQSACRQQIDELELQWLEAQEALESLQAELSS